In one window of Hyla sarda isolate aHylSar1 chromosome 1, aHylSar1.hap1, whole genome shotgun sequence DNA:
- the LOC130296708 gene encoding gastrula zinc finger protein XlCGF57.1-like isoform X2 produces MNQKENMNNIKASETDVSSDEQYKEDIPTGKDLIYSNAPDIKEEEEETDVSCDEQYMEDIPTVKNWIYINATDIKEEKETNVSGDEQYKEDIRTGKDLIYINATDIKEEETDVSGDEQYKEDIPTGKDLININSTDTKKEEKTEVSGYEQYMEDIPTGKDLIYTNTTDIKEEEETDVSGDEQYKEDISIGNHPDDCTRRSEENLISSYYKADDDITQDTYEEHSIIPDTPSALHSQDLSSHPVIQVLSSDLLQTVKKKPFSCSECGKCFTLKSVLVKHHKMHTGNSQCGKCFTDQSHLGQQEKIHTEKSFSSSECGKMFAHKSGQDKHQITHTVEKLFSCSECGKYFTQKSILIRHLRIHTGEKPFSCSECGKCFILKCKLIRHHKTHTGEKPFSCSECGKRFTAKSDLVKHQRTHTGEKPFSCSECGKRFTDKSDLVKHQRTHTGEKPFSCSECGKRFIHKWKLIRHHKTHTGEKPFTCSECGKRFTAKSDLVKHQRTHTGEKPYSCPECGKHFTAKSDLVKHQRTHTGEKPYSCPECGKCFTQKSGVVKHQSTHM; encoded by the exons ATGAATCAGAAAGAAAATATGAACAATATTAAAGCttcagagacagatgtgagcagtgatgagcagtataaggaggacattcctacagggaaagatctgatctatagtaatgctccagacataaaggaagaagaagaagagacagatgttagctgtgatgagcagtatatggaggacattcctacagtgaaaaattggatctatattaatgctacagacataaaagaagaaaaggagacaaatgtgagcggtgatgagcagtataaggaagaCATTcgtacagggaaagatctgatctatattaatgctacagacataaaggaagaagagacagatgtgagcggtgatgagcagtataaggaggacattcctacagggaaagatctgatcaatATTAATTCTACAGAcacaaagaaagaagaaaagacagaAGTGAGTGGTTATGAACAGTatatggaggacattcctacaggtaaagatctgatctatactaatactacagacataaaggaagaagaagagacagatgtgagcggtgatgagcagtataaggaggacatttctatAGGTAACCATCCAG ATgactgtaccaggagatcagaggagaatcttatatcttcatattataaagcagatgatgatatcacacaagatacatatgaagaacattccattatcccagatacaccctcagcccttcacagccaagatctctcaTCTCATCCTGTTATACAAGTCTTGTCTTCTGATTTATTACAGACTGTTAagaaaaagccattttcatgttcagaatgtgggaaatgttttactctgaAATCTGTTCTTGTCAAGCATCACAAAATGCACACAGGAAATtcacaatgtgggaaatgttttacggaCCAATCACATCTTGGTCAACAGGAAAAAATTCACACAGAGAAGTCATTTTCaagttcagaatgtgggaaaatgTTTGCTCACAAATCAGGTCAGGATAAACATCAAATAACCCACACAGTAGAGAagctattttcatgttcagaatgtggtaaatattttactcagaaatcaataCTTATCAGACAtttaagaattcacacaggagagaagccattttcatgctcagaatgtgggaaatgttttattctgAAATGTAAACTTATCAGACATCACAAAACtcacacaggtgagaagccattttcctgttcagaatgtgggaaacgtttCACTGCCAAAtctgatcttgttaaacatcaaagaactcacacaggagagaagccattttcatgttcagaatgtggaaaacgttttactgacaaatctgatcttgttaaacatcaaagaactcacacaggagagaagccattttcatgttcagaatgtggtaaacgTTTTATTCATAAATGGAAACTTATCAGACATCACAAAACtcacacaggtgagaagccatttacctgttcagaatgtgggaaacgttttACTGCCAAATCTGATCTTGTTaagcatcaaagaactcacactggtgagaagccatattcatgtccagaatgtgggaaacatTTTACTGCCAAATccgatcttgttaaacatcaaagaactcacactggtgagaagccatattcatgtccagaatgtgggaaatgttttactcagaaatctgGTGTCGTCAAACATCAGAGCACTCACATGTGA